DNA from Prunus persica cultivar Lovell chromosome G6, Prunus_persica_NCBIv2, whole genome shotgun sequence:
GCTCCCTGGCCTTCAAGCTTGTTCTGGTGGTCCTCGGGTGTACGCTGGTTGGTGCACCCTTAGCCCAAGCTGTCATACCATGCAGCAGGGTGTCACAATACGTGGGACCCTGCATAAGTTACTTGAAGACGGGTGGGGCCGTGCCTGTACCATGCTGTAATGGGATTAGGTCCCTGATCGGCTTGGCTGGGACCACACCTGACCGCCAGGGCGTGTGTAGGTGCTTGGTCGCGACTGCTAAATCAATCACTGGGATCAAGGGTGAACTTGTTAGTGGACTCCCTAGGGCTTGTAATGTCAGGCTTCCTTACCCCATTGGACCCAACGTTG
Protein-coding regions in this window:
- the LOC18773589 gene encoding non-specific lipid-transfer protein 1, encoding MASSLAFKLVLVVLGCTLVGAPLAQAVIPCSRVSQYVGPCISYLKTGGAVPVPCCNGIRSLIGLAGTTPDRQGVCRCLVATAKSITGIKGELVSGLPRACNVRLPYPIGPNVDCNRIH